Proteins encoded together in one Cicer arietinum cultivar CDC Frontier isolate Library 1 chromosome 4, Cicar.CDCFrontier_v2.0, whole genome shotgun sequence window:
- the LOC101513782 gene encoding transcription factor MYB61 yields MGRHSCCYKQKLRKGLWSPEEDEKLLRHITKYGHGCWSSVPKQAGLQRCGKSCRLRWINYLRPDLKRGTFSQDEENLIIELHAVLGNRWSQIAAQLPGRTDNEIKNLWNSCLKKKLRQKGIDPVTHKPLSEVENLEDNVKSQEKVAQVSNELNLLKSESSKSDAASCDHRTSTSLSPKAYAQEMDGSGSYTKSESSNLMNSKDMFLDKFMNHQTDLMANFPLQMSFSNTENDCLTNDSNSSHWFNQTGKTFDMNSEFPFNSNSILTPTTTTSTTTMFLPNSFCCNDSSLATIHSDNVSTPCGSNYWEVNRSDNRSNNSSTLNLQNNIFSSWGLADCSINSTKEAQIHDMIEHNHAEEEAKWENNYLHNPILMLASESLCNEIKPSMMQLVPHDTLGAILPHTKQQEQSQASNIFSKDIQKLRAAFGDM; encoded by the exons ATGGGAAGACACTCATGTTGTTACAAGCAGAAGCTTAGGAAGGGTCTTTGGTCACCAGAGGAAGATGAAAAACTACTAAGGCATATAACAAAGTATGGACATGGATGTTGGAGTTCTGTTCCTAAACAAGCTG GTTTGCAAAGGTGTGGTAAGAGTTGCAGACTTAGGTGGATTAATTACTTAAGGCCTGATTTAAAAAGAGGAACATTTTCACAAGATGAAGAAAATCTCATTATTGAACTTCATGCAGTACTAGGGAATag ATGGTCTCAAATTGCGGCGCAATTGCCGGGGAGAACAGACAATGAAATAAAGAATCTATGGAACTCTTGTTTGAAGAAGAAACTGAGGCAAAAAGGTATAGACCCTGTGACTCATAAGCCACTATCTGAAGTTGAGAATTTAGAGGACAATGTGAAGAGTCAAGAGAAAGTAGCACAAGTATCCAATGAATTGAATCTTTTGAAATCAGAGAGTTCAAAATCAGATGCAGCTTCTTGTGATCACAGAACATCAACTTCATTATCACCAAAAGCATATGCACAAGAGATGGATGGTTCAGGTTCTTACACCAAAAGTGAAAGTAGTAATTTGATGAACAGCAAAGACATGTTCCTAGACAAGTTCATGAATCATCAAACTGATTTAATGGCAAATTTCCCACTTCAGATGAGTTTTTCAAACACTGAAAATGATTGTTTAACTAATGATTCAAACTCTAGTCATTGGTTTAACCAAACAGGAAAAACTTTTGATATGAATTCTGAGTTTCCTTTCAATTCAAATTCTATTCTTACACCTACAACAACTACATCTACTACTACCATGTTTCTTCCTAATTCTTTTTGCTGCAATGATTCATCACTTGCTACTATTCACTCTGACAATGTTTCTACACCATGTGGATCCAATTATTGGGAAGTTAATAGAAGTGATAATAGAAGCAATAATAGCAGCACCTTGAATTtgcaaaacaacattttttcttcttgGGGATTGGCAGATTGTAGTATAAATTCTACTAAAGAAGCTCAAATTCATGATATGATTGAGCATAATCATGCAGAAGAAGAAGCTAAATGGGAAAATAACTATCTTCACAATCCAATTTTAATGTTGGCTTCTGAATCTTTATGTAATGAGATAAAGCCTTCCATGATGCAATTGGTACCTCATGATACTTTAGGGGCTATTTTACCTCATACAAAGCAGCAAGAACAGTCACAAGCTTCTAATATCTTTTCTAAGGACATTCAGAAGCTTAGAGCAGCCTTTGGTGATATGTAA